The following are encoded in a window of Balaenoptera ricei isolate mBalRic1 chromosome 1, mBalRic1.hap2, whole genome shotgun sequence genomic DNA:
- the C1H1orf74 gene encoding UPF0739 protein C1orf74 homolog, which translates to MSAPSPQLLVAAAQQTLGMGKRRGPPRAVCLHLAGEVLAVARGLKPALLYDCNCAGAAELQSYLEELQGLGFPTQGLHILEIGENSLIVLPEHVCRHLEQVLLGTIVFVDVSSSQLHPSICSLDQLQDLKALVTEIITHLQGPQRDRSLAVSCSRLRSSDWNLCTVFGILLGYPVPYTFHMNQRDDNCLAQTPLRVFTARISWLRGQPPLLLYSFSVPESLFPSLRDILNTWEKDLRTRCRTQNDFAGLSISSEIVTLPAVAL; encoded by the coding sequence ATGTCAGCACCAAGTCCTCAGCTGCTGGTGGCAGCTGCTCAGCAGACCCTGGGCATGGGAAAGAGACGAGGCCCACCCCGAGCTGTGTGCCTTCATCTAGCCGGAGAGGTGCTGGCTGTGGCCAGGGGACTGAAGCCAGCTCTGCTCTATGATTGCAACTGTGCAGGGGCAGCAGAGCTCCAGAGCTATCTGGAGGAGCTGCAGGGCCTGGGCTTCCCGACCCAGGGACTTCACATCCTTGAGATTGGAGAAAACAGCCTGATTGTCCTTCCTGAGCATGTGTGTCGGCACTTGGAGCAGGTGCTGCTTGGTACCATAGTCTTTGTGGATGTTTCAAGCTCTCAACTTCACCCTTCCATCTGCTCCCTGGACCAGCTTCAGGACTTGAAGGCCCTTGTGACTGAGATCATCACACATTTGCAGGGGCCACAGAGGGACCGATCCCTGGCAGTCTCTTGCAGCAGGCTCCGTTCCTCAGACTGGAATCTCTGTACTGTGTTTGGGATCCTCCTGGGCTATCCTGTCCCCTATACTTTTCACATGAACCAGAGAGATGACAACTGCTTAGCGCAGACTCCACTACGGGTGTTCACTGCCCGGATCTCATGGCTACGTGGTCAACCACCACTCTTGCTCTATTCCTTTAGTGTCCCAGAGAGCTTGTTCCCATCCTTGAGGGACATTCTAAACACTTGGGAGAAGGACCTTAGAACTCGATGTAGGACTCAAAATGACTTCGCTGGCCTCAGCATCTCTTCTGAGATAGTCACACTGCCGGCTGTGGCCCTCTGA
- the TRAF3IP3 gene encoding TRAF3-interacting JNK-activating modulator isoform X1: MSSPNSAKLPEGSRRMNKFAEDPGSYSRNWKPSTTGAREVIMISPDPRPASGLARWAESYEAKCERRQETRESRRCRPNVTTCRQAGKAPRTQQREQLQRARQQQFFRRRNLKVEEKGKAQSPQAREPGPSRRPGQAADVKEPLSWANRISSPRQQVSGISSEVFATQHQPPSGAWRDPADHLPSRAGGLPPQDSSIQKPPKHHRGTQTKAEETQPTIKNDASQQTNYGVAVLDKEIIQLSEYLKEALQRELVLKRKMVILQDLLSALIRASDSSWKGQLNEDKLKSKLRSLENQLYTCTQKYTPWGMNKVLLEMEDQRNSYEQKAKESLQKVLEEKMSAEQQLQSTQRSLALAEKKCEECKSQYEALKEDWRALGTQHRDLESQLHVLQSKLQGADSRDLQMNQALRLLEDEHQELQAKIERLQGDRDLCSSDTQHLQDQLKRSEEEKLALVTKVQQLQSLLQNQSLQLQEQEKLLTKKDQALPGWSPRPSHNEVEPEGPGKEKDWDFRDQLQKKTLQLLAKEKECRELHSELDNLSDEYLSCLRKLQHCREEMNQSQQLPPRRQCGRWLLMLMALIAIAVAVFLANKDSLKL, from the exons ATGTCCAGCCCCAACTCAGCCAAGCTACCAGAGGGTTCTAGGAGAATGAACAAATTTGCAGAAG ATCCGGGCAGCTATTCCAGGAACTGGAAGCCAAGCACAACAGGTGCTCGGGAGGTCATCATGATCAGCCCAGACCCTAGGCCTGCCTCTGGCTTGGCCCGGTGGGCTGAGAGCTACGAGGCCAAGTGCGAGCGCCGGCAGGAGACCCGTGAGAGCCGCCGCTGCCGCCCCAATGTGACCACTTGCCGCCAGGCGGGGAAGGCGCCAAGGacccagcagagggaacagctccAGAGGGCACGACAACAGCAGTTTTTCAGACGGAGGAACCTGAAAGTGGAGGAGAAAGGCAAGGCACAGAGCCCGCAGGCCAGGGAGCCAGGTCCCTCCAGGAGGCCAGGCCAGGCGGCTGACGTCAAGGAGCCCTTGTCTTGGGCCAACAGGATTTCTTCCCCCAGACAGCAG GTGTCAGGGATCAGCTCCGAGGtctttgcaacccaacaccaaccTCCCTCAGGTGCCTGGAGGGATCCGGCTgaccacctcccctcccgggctGGGGGCCTTCCACCACAGGACTCTTCCATCCAGAAGCCACCCAAACACCACCGTG GCACTCAGACTAAGGCAGAAGAAACACAGCCGACAATTAAGAACGATGCCAGTCAGCAAACCAA ttATGGAGTTGCAGTTCTAGATAAG gaAATCATCCAGCTTTCTGAGTACCTCAAA GAGGCCCTACAGAGGGAGCTGGTTCTAAAACGGAAAATGGTGATTCTCCAAGACCTACTGTCTGCCCTGATTCGGGCCTCTGACAGCTCTTGGAAG GGCCAGCTTAATGAAGACAAATTGAAGAGCAAACTGAGATCTTTGGAAAACCAGCTGTACACCTGTACCCAG AAATACACTCCTTGGGGAATGAATAAGGTGCTATTAGAGATGGAAGACCAGAGAAACAGCTATGAGCAGAAGGCCAAGGAGTCACTGCAGAAAGTGCTGGAGGAGAAAATGAGTGCAGAACAGCAACTGCAGAGCACACAG CGGTCCCTGGCTCTGGCCGAGAAGAAGTGTGAAGAGTGCAAGAGCCAGTACGAGGCTCTGAAGGAGGACTGGAGGGCCCTGGGGACCCAGCACAGGGACCTGGAGAGCCAGCTCCACGTGCTTCAGTCCAAACTGCAG ggAGCAGACAGTAGAGACTTACAGATGAACCAGGCCCTACGACTTCTGGAGGACGAGCACCAGGAGCTGCAGGCCAAGATTGAACGCCTGCAGGGGGACAGGGACCTGTGCAGCTCGGATACCCAGCACCTACAAG atcaACTAAAGAGGTCAGAGGAGGAGAAACTCGCCCTGGTGACCAAAGTACAGCAGTTGCAGA GTCTGCTTCAGAATCAATCCTTACAGCTTCAAGAACAGGAGAAACTCTTAACAAAGAAAG ATCAGGCTTTGCCTGGGTGGAGTCCAAGGCCCTCCCATAACGAAGTGGAGCCTGAGGGtccagggaaggagaaagactGGGATTTCAGAGACCAGCTCCAAAAGAAAACTTTGCAGCTCCTGGCCAAGGAAAAGGAG TGCAGAGAACTGCATTCAGAATTAGACAACCTCAGCGATGAGTATCTCTCCTGCCTGCGTAAGCTGCAGCATTGTCGAGAAGAGATGAACCAGAGCCAGCAGCTGCCTCCCAGA AGGCAATGTGGCCGATGGCTCCTGATGCTGATGGCACTGATTGCTATAGCAGTGGCAGTGTTCCTGGCCAATAAGGACAGCCTGAAGCTCTGA
- the TRAF3IP3 gene encoding TRAF3-interacting JNK-activating modulator isoform X2 produces the protein MSSPNSAKLPEGSRRMNKFAEDPGSYSRNWKPSTTGAREVIMISPDPRPASGLARWAESYEAKCERRQETRESRRCRPNVTTCRQAGKAPRTQQREQLQRARQQQFFRRRNLKVEEKGKAQSPQAREPGPSRRPGQAADVKEPLSWANRISSPRQQVSGISSEVFATQHQPPSGAWRDPADHLPSRAGGLPPQDSSIQKPPKHHRGTQTKAEETQPTIKNDASQQTNYGVAVLDKEIIQLSEYLKEALQRELVLKRKMVILQDLLSALIRASDSSWKGQLNEDKLKSKLRSLENQLYTCTQKYTPWGMNKVLLEMEDQRNSYEQKAKESLQKVLEEKMSAEQQLQSTQRSLALAEKKCEECKSQYEALKEDWRALGTQHRDLESQLHVLQSKLQGADSRDLQMNQALRLLEDEHQELQAKIERLQGDRDLCSSDTQHLQDQLKRSEEEKLALVTKVQQLQSLLQNQSLQLQEQEKLLTKKVQGSLHQDADCQVAEKPSLTT, from the exons ATGTCCAGCCCCAACTCAGCCAAGCTACCAGAGGGTTCTAGGAGAATGAACAAATTTGCAGAAG ATCCGGGCAGCTATTCCAGGAACTGGAAGCCAAGCACAACAGGTGCTCGGGAGGTCATCATGATCAGCCCAGACCCTAGGCCTGCCTCTGGCTTGGCCCGGTGGGCTGAGAGCTACGAGGCCAAGTGCGAGCGCCGGCAGGAGACCCGTGAGAGCCGCCGCTGCCGCCCCAATGTGACCACTTGCCGCCAGGCGGGGAAGGCGCCAAGGacccagcagagggaacagctccAGAGGGCACGACAACAGCAGTTTTTCAGACGGAGGAACCTGAAAGTGGAGGAGAAAGGCAAGGCACAGAGCCCGCAGGCCAGGGAGCCAGGTCCCTCCAGGAGGCCAGGCCAGGCGGCTGACGTCAAGGAGCCCTTGTCTTGGGCCAACAGGATTTCTTCCCCCAGACAGCAG GTGTCAGGGATCAGCTCCGAGGtctttgcaacccaacaccaaccTCCCTCAGGTGCCTGGAGGGATCCGGCTgaccacctcccctcccgggctGGGGGCCTTCCACCACAGGACTCTTCCATCCAGAAGCCACCCAAACACCACCGTG GCACTCAGACTAAGGCAGAAGAAACACAGCCGACAATTAAGAACGATGCCAGTCAGCAAACCAA ttATGGAGTTGCAGTTCTAGATAAG gaAATCATCCAGCTTTCTGAGTACCTCAAA GAGGCCCTACAGAGGGAGCTGGTTCTAAAACGGAAAATGGTGATTCTCCAAGACCTACTGTCTGCCCTGATTCGGGCCTCTGACAGCTCTTGGAAG GGCCAGCTTAATGAAGACAAATTGAAGAGCAAACTGAGATCTTTGGAAAACCAGCTGTACACCTGTACCCAG AAATACACTCCTTGGGGAATGAATAAGGTGCTATTAGAGATGGAAGACCAGAGAAACAGCTATGAGCAGAAGGCCAAGGAGTCACTGCAGAAAGTGCTGGAGGAGAAAATGAGTGCAGAACAGCAACTGCAGAGCACACAG CGGTCCCTGGCTCTGGCCGAGAAGAAGTGTGAAGAGTGCAAGAGCCAGTACGAGGCTCTGAAGGAGGACTGGAGGGCCCTGGGGACCCAGCACAGGGACCTGGAGAGCCAGCTCCACGTGCTTCAGTCCAAACTGCAG ggAGCAGACAGTAGAGACTTACAGATGAACCAGGCCCTACGACTTCTGGAGGACGAGCACCAGGAGCTGCAGGCCAAGATTGAACGCCTGCAGGGGGACAGGGACCTGTGCAGCTCGGATACCCAGCACCTACAAG atcaACTAAAGAGGTCAGAGGAGGAGAAACTCGCCCTGGTGACCAAAGTACAGCAGTTGCAGA GTCTGCTTCAGAATCAATCCTTACAGCTTCAAGAACAGGAGAAACTCTTAACAAAGAAAG TCCAGGGCTCTCTTCACCAAGATGCAGACTGCCAGGTGGCTGAAAAACCATCTTTAACTACATGA